A part of Girardinichthys multiradiatus isolate DD_20200921_A chromosome 12, DD_fGirMul_XY1, whole genome shotgun sequence genomic DNA contains:
- the pik3ip1 gene encoding phosphoinositide-3-kinase-interacting protein 1 encodes MFSGNSAPQLSKMFFSLHIVFLSAAVVEGSTPSGEQRDCVRSRGVDYRGEQQSSSTGLTCLSWINTARDYDVEMHPDSQTGAGDHNYCRNPDASEGPWCYIASPDGAIQRQLCAIETCNEQTSAASAESAPLRPTEIIPSTQSLQLATMGQQREVAAVQPVMGISQRVRTGPKKKKDPGPMGMVLGILMMAIIIILGVGIMLGYFYKRVRTLKKQHDQRVYEREMQRITLPLSAFSNPTCELIDENTIVITAEHETTPVQEGGDPLMGQHAGTPGA; translated from the exons ATGTTTTCGGGGAATTCAGCCCCACAgctttccaaaatgtttttctctttgcaCATTGTTTTCCTCAGCGCGGCCGTCGTGGAAGGCAGCACACCAAGTGGGGAGCAGAGAG ACTGTGTGAGATCCAGAGGCGTTGACTACAGAGGAGAACAACAGAGCTCCTCCACAGGTCTGACCTGTCTGAGCTGGATCAATACTGCAAGAGACTATGATGTTGAAATGCACCCAGATTCGCAGACAG GTGCTGGAGATCACAATTACTGCAGAAACCCAGACGCCTCTGAGGGTCCTTGGTGCTACATTGCATCCCCAGATGGAGCAATCCAGAGGCAGTTATGTGCAATTGAGACGTGCAACG AGCAAACATCAGCTGCGTCGGCTGAGAGCGCACCCCTCAGACCCACAGAGATCATTCCCTCCACGCAGAGCTTACAACTAGCCACAATGGGACAACAGAGAGAAGTAGCTGCTGTGCAGCCAGTGATGGGCATCAGCCAGCGAGTGAGAACAGGGCCTAAAAAGAAGAAGGACCCAGGCCCTATGG GCATGGTGCTGGGTATCCTTATGATGGCCATTATAATCATCCTAGGAGTGGGCATCATGCTTGGCTACTTCTATAAAAG GGTTCGAACCTTGAAGAAGCAACATGACCAGCGAGTGTACGAGCGTGAGATGCAGAGGATCACCCTGCCCCTGTCGGCCTTCTCCAACCCCACCTGCGAGCTCATAGACGAGAACACCATCGTGATCACGGCCGAGCATGAGACCACACCTGTTCAGGAGGGCGGAGACCCTCTCATGGGTCAGCACGCCGGTACTCCTGGAGCATGA